The Gossypium hirsutum isolate 1008001.06 chromosome D07, Gossypium_hirsutum_v2.1, whole genome shotgun sequence genome includes the window TACAGATTAAAGAATGATTGACCATTATGATCAATCGGTAATCATTTGATCTAAGTGTAGGCAAAATCACTGAAAATCAGCCCTCATATTTGTTTCCATGTGGTTCAACGCATCAGATATATAGAAATTTTCCTCAGTGCACCAAAGATGTTGAATGATTCAAACAACTTGTCATTTTCCCCAGCAGAAATTCCTTTGCATGATTTTCCAGCTTCTTTGTCTGCATGAATTGTACATACATGAAACTGAATAAACCGTGAAGCGTCAATGGAGAAACCAATTAATGGAAAATGTCCCTGCCGAACCCAATCCTGGTACATTGTTTTGATCTCTTTTCTTATATGGTTCTCATTGTTTTACTTGTATTCTTCATCTATAACATTTGGAAAGATGGGGGATAGTTTCTTAGGCAACAATCGAACCGGTTTTGTGGGTTCGTCCGAGTCTTCATTACACGACGTTGTTAAAAATGAAACAGGGAATGCTTCTTATGTTAATGATGTTAAGATTGAAGATAATAAGGGAAAGGCCATTGATGAAACGGAAAACGATAGGAAGCCTATTAAGTTTTACATAGACAGGGATATCGATATCGATCGGTTGATCGCTTTGTTGATGGCTGATGATAATGAAACCGAAACTTTCGAGACAATATCcggaaaaatacttgaagaagaGTTCAGAAATGTGAGGGATGACCTCCCCACTATCAAGGGCAGAAGGGAAGCTAAGAGTAGCAAGAGACGAGGCAGGATTAAACCTGTTGAGGCTGTTGCTGCAGCCACCACCATACCCAAAAAAGTAGAGCAAGTTGTTCCACAACCAAGAACACAAAATGTGGTAAAACCCCAAGAACCAAAACCACAAAATGTCGTAAAACCGGAACCCGATCCATCACCTTGTTTGGGTGGGTACATATTTGTTCATGATATCCCTAGGAAATTTAACCAAGACTTGCTGGACAACTGCCAGTCGCTCAGTTCATGGACAGACATGTGTGAGTCTGCATTAAACCTTGGCCTAGGCCCCCCTCTTCCGTGCAATGAAAAGCTTTATTCAAAAACTGGCTGGTTTTCGACGAACCAGTTCTTATTAGAAGTCATTTTCCACAACAGTATGAAGCAGTACCAGTGTTTAACTAATGATCCAATGGTGGCTTCAGCAATCTATGTTCCATATTATGCAGGCCTTGATGTTGGTCGTTACCTTTGGGGTCCTATTGGTTATAGGAGAGACCATGATGCAATGGAGCTTGTCAAGTGGCTTGCGGGTAGACCCGAATGGAAAAATACGTGGGGTCGAGACCATTTCTTGGTTGCTGGAAGAATCAATTGGGATTTCAGGAGGGACCTCAAGAATGTGTCTGATTGGGGCAATGGGCTTTTGACTTACCCCGAATCAAAGAACATGACAATGCTAGTAATTGAGTCGAGTCCTTGGAACAACATCGACTTCGCGATACCGTATCCCACGTACTTCCACCCTTCAAGAGATGATGATGTGTTCCAATGGCAGAACAGAATGAGAGAACTTAAGAGGCGTTTCTTGTTCTCTTTTGGAGGTGCAAGAAGGCCTAATCGGGACGACTGTATCCGCAATGAAATTATCGACCAGTGCCTAGTGTCAAGGAAGAGATGCAGGTTCCTAGAATGTGATCAAACCCAGAGGTGCTACAAGCCAGAAAATTTGATGAAGTTGTTTCAAAGCTCTATCTTTTGCTTACAACCTCCTGGGAATTCCTACACCAGGAGGTCAATATTTGATTCAATATTGGCAGGCTGCGTTCCAGTTTTCTTCCATCCAGGTTCTGCATATGTTCAATATTTATGGCATTTCCCCAAGGATTACACCAAATATTCTGTGCTGATACCGGCCAGTGCCGTTAAATCCGGCGAGGTCAACATTGAACAACTGTTGCAAAGAATCCCAAGAGATAAAGAGCAGCAATGAGGGATGAGGTCATAAAGCTGATTCCAAATGTGATCTATGCAGATCCTGCTTCGAGATTGCAAACCATCGGAGATGCGTTCAATCTGACAGTTAAAGGAGTTCTTGACAGAGTTGAAACAATCAGGAACCAAATGAAAGATGGGAAAGAAGTGAATTCCGAATTTCCTGAGCAAGAGTCATGGAAGTATCTCACATTTGGGAAACTTGGAGGCCACGAATGGGATCCTTTCTTCTCAAGCAAACTTGGGAAGCTTTCGGTGAAGCTCGAAGAGCGTGCGTTCCCATGGATGTGATCCAGCTTTTCCTTTCAATGAAAAATGTGGAAGTGGGGGGAGATGtattagcataagaaactaggaGGAGGAATAACCATGAATCTCTTGTTTTGCTTATTGTAAATACTACTGCCAATCTTTCTCTTAGGAAACCACAATCTGGGGAAAAAAAGTGATTGCAAATGCTGAGATACGAACCCGGAATTGCTGGCTACATGGACCAACTAGATTCactcatctttttctttctttcctaccGTCTGGTTCCTTTTATTTGATTGGTATTTTTCAATGTAGTGACTCTTTCATTAGGTTTCAGTTTTGGGTGATGCATTACTGTGAATTTGTGATGGTTTTAGACGTAATCTGACCCTTAATCTTGTTTATATAGGATGGCAACTAGAGAAACGAAATCATAGTTTTGTCTGTCTAATATGGATTTTAAAGCTACCGTCAAACGAGAAACAATGATGGGAGCGTTGATTAGACCTTTCTAGACACAGAAAAATTCTTTATAGATCATCATTTTGTTGTGTAAAATCTGCTCAAATGTTGTACCTACAAATGCTATCATTTCAAGTAGACTTGGTGCCACTCTAGTCAACAAATAAGGGAATTTTATCCAATAAAAAGATGATGCACTCTCGTACAAAAAAGTAACTCACGTAGCAAAAGGACTGAAGGTAAGGATTCATTTTTACCAATGCCCTCATGTTCTTGCAAATCACTCTCAATCAACCCAGGGACTATTTACATCTAAACCCAATCACATTCCAAAAAGTGTAAACAAAAAGAGTATTCGAAAGGAGTAAATACCTATTATCTAAGCAATTTATTAAATATCTGACTGTGTTAACTCCACCTCGAATCAAGATTTATGACAATAAATAATTGGgagttaaaaatgaaaattgtgaATTGAGATGGAATGGAGCTATATGAAAGCCGGGTTTGGAGTGGGAAGCACATATTTGTAATTGGGATGGACAGAGACGGAAATAAAATCCAGAACCAATCACCAAAGAGGATCAGCCAACCAAGCAAGCAGATATTTACGCGCCCAAACACGATTACCCTTCACAAATTCTCCTCAAAATCCCCATCCCCATCCCCATCCCCATTTATAAACCCCAACTCCCTACCCTCCAAATCCCCCAATCATTTTTCGTGGTCGCAAAACCATTTCCAGATTCCAGTTTCCAGTTTCCACACGCCTAATGTTCCCTTCCCTCCGTCACATTTAATATACCTGCCATGTCCCACTCCATTAGACCTCACGTCGTCGGAAGTTCCGCCGTCGTTAAGCCACCCTTATCCCGGACCAAACCACCACCCTTCTCGGTTCGCGTCTCGGGTTTCTCCGCCAGCAATAGCCAGGGCTTCACCACCTCCGCCAAGGAGGAAGGGCCTTCTTGCATATTCGTTGGCCCTGTCGAGACTGCCAGTCAAGAAACCTTAGAAGCTCTCTATCGCCAAGTAAGAGATTTTATTCACTAATTTTCAACAACTAAGCTGTTTCTTAactgaattaattaaaatttgttcTTGGAATCAAATGATCAGGCTCGGGATGCTTATTACAGTGGGGAGCCTTTGATAGTTGATGACATGTTTGATAGAGTAGAGGTAACTAActttgtttaaatatttaatctttttatcagtgaaagtttttctttaatttaatattcactGATATATGGTAAATGTAATTGCTTTTTATATGCAGTTAAAACTACGTTGGTATGGTTCGAAATCCGTTGTTAAGTACCCTCGTTGCAGTATAAGAAGACATTCTACTTATGCAGATGCAGAGGTAATTCTCTTTAGAATCATCTATTTGTTTATATGTCGTTTTTCCTGGTTTTTATGTTCTGTTCAATGCTTTATCTTTGTCCCAAATCAGCTGTTAATGTAGTAAAAAAGAAAACCCATTTATGTTATGTTACACCCTGAATTGTTCAGCATATGCTTTTAGCTGATGTGGTAAAGGTCTCGTATGGTACTTTTTCTATATGTTAAATGCGTCGCCAAAGATTGAGTTTTGATCCATTGTATTGTTATGTTGTTTGGGAAATGGTGGGTAGGATCAGTGATATGTTCTCTTTGTTATTTGTATGTGTTCTGGTTGAATATTGAGCTGTTCTTGGATGTAGGGCAGGAAGATTTGTCTCAAGGTTTGGCGTTAGCAAGTATATGGATCCTTATTTTTGCATTTGGCTGTACATTGTGTCTTGTGCCTATCATTTACACCATTAGTCTAGCGTATCAAGATCCATTCAGTTCTAGTGCGTCCTACGACAGCCAAGCGGCCAACTTGGAGTTTCTTGCCACAGTTAATGGCATTCTCTTTATGGGCATTGGGTCAGTGACTGGCTATCCACTTGCATCAGCTGCTGGTAAGACTTCTAACGATGTGATATTTATCTTGCTTTTGAC containing:
- the LOC107954092 gene encoding PGR5-like protein 1A, chloroplastic; the protein is MSHSIRPHVVGSSAVVKPPLSRTKPPPFSVRVSGFSASNSQGFTTSAKEEGPSCIFVGPVETASQETLEALYRQARDAYYSGEPLIVDDMFDRVELKLRWYGSKSVVKYPRCSIRRHSTYADAEEDLSQGLALASIWILIFAFGCTLCLVPIIYTISLAYQDPFSSSASYDSQAANLEFLATVNGILFMGIGSVTGYPLASAAVRVLQRLWRNDLVALKGACPNCGEEVFAFVKSEKFNGSPHRADCHVCDCTLEFRAKTEQSVSRLGRKWVYGRIYLVSRKGRSRRWM